The nucleotide window CCATTGAATAACTGCTCCAGTTGCTGTAGCAACCTCCTACATGTGTGAAAACGAACCGGTCATGTTGTCTGCTGTTCCACACAGCTCTCTTTTGTTGTCACACGGACAGCGACAATAGTCTTTATTGAAAGCAGCTTCCATTCACTCTCAAATGTCACATGTCTTACGTTATCTCGCCAGGCAGTGATGCCTTGGAGAAACAAGCGACTCGTAATGCAATGTGCAATGGCAGCTTTTAAAGAATTGGCACTGAAACATCAGGAACTGACTTACTTTTTGTTCCTTACACATACTTTGTCATCCCACTTCTCTGAGAGGATTTTACACGAGGACAACTCAAATACTCACACTAGATAGATCCTATTAACAGTATCaagttttaaaatacaacacaaagtgTGAGAAAATAATAGATGCAATTGGAGCCATAAGTGGTTTTAAAGTTGAGTAACTGAACCAACAGCTCTGTGTCTCTTGTTCCTGTTTGAGACGAAAGCAAAAGAAACAGTTATGTGACACAACACTGGGAAATGAGGTGTGAGTTAGGTTTGCGGTCGTAATCAGTGACACAATGACAGTAGGCCTAGTGTATGCCTTTTTGCTGTAATGCAGTAACACATTACTAATTCAATTTTGATAAAATTATTCTCGTTACAACCTCAGTAACGTGAGttacaacacattttattaCAACATTTAGTTGTGTTTCCAGTATAatttcctgttgctgtattCGATAGTTGAGGtgactacacacacatttgcgAGATGGATATTATTTTCTTTCCCATCTCTGTTAccgtggtcagagccagaacaAGACAGGTACAGACAGCATCTGTGTCCCAATAGGTGACGGCAGGAGcgtcagactggggggggggggggagaggactGAGTATCAGGGCCCTCATGgtaggagggcccaaaaagacgCTAGAATGAACAGCTGTTGATGCGGGGAGTGGCCAGAAAATTTTAAAGTAGTTTcttcatcagtatgatagtctgcatttatcttgtagaaatatttttcaaagtatttcattcatttgtatgattgccgTTTCTGTttttagtataaaaaaaaaaagtctttcaaGTATTTTATTCTTTAGCATGATAGGTGACGCAAACTTTTACTTGGAAAAGTTAAAGTAAGagagatattttttaaagtatttttattccggacgcaagcttttattttgaaaagtagaaactcaGGGACATAGAGGCACCAGGTGGGATGGCAGATTATGGGCAAAGCAAATTATGGGCAAAGTTAGTTTGCCCATAATTTGcatttattccccccccccttttccctttcatatcttcagttgtcctatcaaaataaaggctgaaaatggcccaaaaatagctttaaaaaaaaacaattaaagttgtgtaccttttcacaTATCAGTTGTAagtcaagtactgtaaataacgTAAATATGGAGATTTAATCACATTATAATTGACCATTTCCTGactgttttaaactaaacaacatgaACTTCTGATTCAACttctttaaacaaacattttacaacaatgccgTACTTCAACACAACTGTAAGATcattttaattgagtattttcattctcctacttgcctattgtacgtttcatctattttttttatagctgtagTTACTTTGCATTTTCACATTAATTATACAAATATTAAGAATAATCTATGAAAGCGGATAAAGAGAAGACTTTGTTGATccagtggtgaaattcacaaactagctgccaagtcaaacttctgcttttattttggtgaaagtctCAAATGACAGTTACTAGTActctataatgtattacatttggAAGTAACTTGTCCCACACTGGTATACACTTTGGCAGCAAGTTTGTTTTGACTTTGAAAAATATTCAAGTTTACATCTGTGACAATTGGTGCATTGATATAAATTATACAATTGAAtccatatatatgtatagtcaTATTGTATATAAAAGCAGATACAAGTGGGCAGAAAGAGAGTAAAATTGGAGAAAACAGCTTTGCTGCATCTTCCTGCTTTTATGGAAGTGTGTGATAgacattaacattaaaacatatatactacatatcAAATTGTTGTAACTAGGGCCAAATGCAGTCCACCATCAGTGACTCATGTTAACATAGCCCTGGGTAGGAGATACAGTTTAGAACTACTGTTGAGTCTTTTACTCGGTCTAGTTAGGGTCATTTAATGCCACCTTCTGGACATAAATCATACGGAAGCTGCAGACTATTTGTTTTACAAGTGTCATGTTACATGcataaaaaaagagagcaaTTAGTTAAATAATCTATGCATAGAAAATCAATCTGCAAGTTTAATCAATACAAAAATATTCTCGAGTTACAGCTTTGCAGAAGCAAGAATTTGATGATTATCCGGTTTAAATGCAGTATTTTAGGGTTAGACCTAAATATGCAATTAAAAAGAGGATTGATTAAATGTAGATTAGTTGATGTCAATTTGCTCTTTGTTCAATTTAACTTTAATGCACACTGCTGAAGACCCGACAAACTGAATTTCATTGCGGTCTGAGCACATTGACCAAAAGGTTGTTTGTTGCAACACTAGACACTTATCAGCTTTTGCACAAAAAACGCAAGCTATATTACTGTTAAGGTatagtgtaaaataaatgtgcGACATGAATTATGGAATATAGTATTGATTTGGCAGACATACTTCAGctgcaaatatatatatcaaataaaaaataaatagtcaAAAGGTTGGGTAGCAGTCAGGAGAGATATAACACAGGACAATACAAGATGGATTTGATGTGTGACAGTGTCACTGAATTTATTACCATAGTATCAAACATTTCAACCACAGTTGAGAAACTGGGCATAGTCCTTCCATCCTCTGGAAACAGTGAGGAGCAAAACAGACACTGGTCAACACTCATTTGCCCTCTTAAATAGAAACATGAACAACTGTTACAGTAAACAGAATTAAGGGCTGTGGTATGCAGCTCATTATGCATGTTGCCTTTATATTTTGGTACACTAAAATACTCAAATGACATTGGATGCGTTTGTTTGGATTACTTTTCTGCCACTGGGGAAATCTGCTCACAGGTCATAAACTGGTTAAGTGCACACTCAGAAGAATTTTACAGCTCATTAGGGTtgtaaaattttattttcagaaatcTGTACATGGAGGTTCTGGCCTTCAGTGTGTTCACATGTATAAGCATAACGGGGACACAGACAGGTAGCTCACTAAAGATCAAGAGAGATGCTTTCCATTACTCAAAACTGGACAGGAAGGTCAGTACAATCTGCTTCAGTTTAGCATCTGATGCCTCTGAGATATGGCCTTCAGctctaaaaacagaaaacaggtcAAGTTAAATCAACACTTGTATGAATACCCATGttcatttttcaaacattgTGGCTGAGAAATGTATCTCACCTGATTGCGGCAAGCAGGTCCTGGTGCTGGCTGAGGACGTGCTGCAGGAAAGCCTTCTCGAACCTTGTGATTTTGCTGGGCTCCATCTTGTCCAAGTGACCCCTGACACCAGCATAGATGACTGTTACCTGCTCCTCAATGGCCATGGGGcctggagggggagggggggaagaaACAAGAGTTTAGTTttgcattataaaaaaaaataaaaataaaacaaaacatacaatacaaGCTTGGCATTTCAATTATACTTCTTGGGAAACTTTTAAAGAAACTGACACTTACAATACTGTCCCTGTTTAAGCAGTTCAGTGAGCCTGACACCCCTGTTAAGGAGCTGCTGGGTGGCAGCGTCCAGGTCAGACCCGAACTGGGCGAAGGCAGCCACCTCACGGTACTGAGCCAGCTCCAGCTTCATGGTACCAGCCACCTAAAAGGGGACAAATAAAATTATAATGCTGGCGATTGCAGCCTTTATTCAACGGAATGCAGTATTcgttataaaaattaaaaatgtactgtGACTCCAACCATGAAATTGACCTGAAGACTTTAAGGTGAGGTCGGaattgagaaaaaataaaaaaagatgatacCTGCTTCATGGCTTTGGTCTGGGCAGCGGAGCCTACTCtggacacagacagacccacgtTGATAGCTGGGCGGATACCCTTGTAAAACAGCTCAGTCTCCAAGAAGATCTACAGCAAGCAGATAAAAAGATCACAATACAATAGCATGGTAATGAAGAATGTTTCATATACAAGCCAAAACATAACCACCAATATAGGACTATTTGACAAACCTGTCCGTCTGTGATGGAGATGACATTGGTGGGGATGTAGGCGGACACATCACCGGCCTGGGTCTCAATGACGGGGAGGGCAGTGAGGGAGCCGCCACCGAAGTTGTCGTTCATCTTGGCAGCTCTCTCCAGCAGACGGGAGTGCAGGTAGAACACATCACCGGGGTAAGCCTCACGACCAGGAGGACGACGCAGCAGCAGGGACATCTGACGGTAGGCAACAGCCTGAGAGGAGGAATGgaaaaaggtaaatttaccatgGTTGCACTTGGGAATACTGCCACAATTTCCTTATTATTCCTCCCGGAGATATTTAACTGCAATGATGGACAACCGTTTTACAGGGTTTTCAGTTTTAATTACAACAGCAATCGGAGTACTCACCTGCTTGGACAGATCATCATAGATGATCAGGGCGTGCTTGCCGTTGTCTCTGAAATACTCTCCCATGGAGCAGCCAGAGTATGGGGCCAGGTACTGCAGAGGAGCAGCATCAGAGGCAGTAGCAGAGACCACGATGGTATACTTCATGGCATCAGCATCAGTCAGCCTCTTTACCAGCTGAGCAACAGTGGATCTCTTCTGTCCGATGGCAACGTAGATGCAgtacagcttcttcttctcatcAGTTCCCTCATTGAAGCGCTTCTGGTTGATGATTGTGTCAATAGC belongs to Etheostoma spectabile isolate EspeVRDwgs_2016 chromosome 5, UIUC_Espe_1.0, whole genome shotgun sequence and includes:
- the LOC116689881 gene encoding ATP synthase subunit alpha, mitochondrial, producing the protein MLTVRVAAALARTLPRRAGFVSKAIPAAYVGVNHLHTHRPWLQKIGTAEVSSILEEKIMGADTSADLEETGRVLSIGDGIARVYGLRNVQAEEMVEFSSGLKGMSLNLEPDNVGVVVFGNDKLIKEGDIVKRTGAIVDVPVGEELLGRVVDALGNAIDGKGPLGSSIRRRVGLKAPGIIPRISVREPMQTGIKAVDSLVPIGRGQRELIIGDRQTGKTAIAIDTIINQKRFNEGTDEKKKLYCIYVAIGQKRSTVAQLVKRLTDADAMKYTIVVSATASDAAPLQYLAPYSGCSMGEYFRDNGKHALIIYDDLSKQAVAYRQMSLLLRRPPGREAYPGDVFYLHSRLLERAAKMNDNFGGGSLTALPVIETQAGDVSAYIPTNVISITDGQIFLETELFYKGIRPAINVGLSVSRVGSAAQTKAMKQVAGTMKLELAQYREVAAFAQFGSDLDAATQQLLNRGVRLTELLKQGQYCPMAIEEQVTVIYAGVRGHLDKMEPSKITRFEKAFLQHVLSQHQDLLAAIRAEGHISEASDAKLKQIVLTFLSSFE